A section of the Pseudovibrio sp. M1P-2-3 genome encodes:
- a CDS encoding GNAT family N-acetyltransferase: MLQEIDEYRLLAQVPNVEDYLRIRQNAGLSAFGEKAAELGLKGTLFAVSVFHRDQVIGMGRIVGDGGCFFQVVDIAVEPEHQGKGLGKQIMDALMEYLSEIPHRPAYVSLMADVPANTFYERYGFKETAPKSVGMAQFLR, encoded by the coding sequence ATGCTGCAGGAAATAGATGAATATCGCCTTCTAGCTCAAGTGCCAAATGTTGAAGATTATTTGCGTATTCGCCAAAACGCTGGCTTGAGTGCGTTTGGGGAAAAAGCTGCTGAACTTGGATTGAAGGGAACGCTGTTTGCTGTATCGGTTTTCCATCGTGATCAGGTCATTGGCATGGGGCGTATTGTGGGAGATGGTGGCTGCTTTTTTCAGGTGGTTGATATCGCTGTGGAACCTGAACATCAGGGAAAGGGTCTCGGCAAGCAAATCATGGATGCTTTGATGGAATATTTGAGTGAAATCCCTCATCGGCCTGCCTATGTGAGCTTGATGGCCGATGTGCCCGCCAACACGTTTTATGAGCGTTACGGGTTTAAGGAAACGGCGCCCAAGAGCGTTGGAATGGCTCAGTTTCTCCGCTGA
- a CDS encoding IS110 family RNA-guided transposase produces the protein MKNLAVVGVDLSKNVFQLHGAAADGHVVFSKKVSRAGFLKALGKLPTCLVAMEACASSHYWGREVGKLGHEVRLIAPIYVKPFVKRQKNDANDAFAIAEAAARPTMRFVEVKSELQQARSMVFRTREILVRQRTQMINALRAHLAEHGLVVPHGAVHVEKLRQRLEADGGHLPEIVHEMARLYFEQIGEHTQKIKVLEKKLQTLARNSGTAKILQTIPGLGPITAIAIEAFAPAMATFKRGRDFAAWLGLVPKQHSTGGKTRLGKTSKAGQRDIRRLLIIGATTVIWWARKKGAPRHPWLEALLARKAPLVAAVALANKMARTVWAMITKGETYRDPASMAV, from the coding sequence ATGAAGAACCTTGCCGTTGTTGGAGTTGATTTATCAAAGAACGTTTTTCAACTGCATGGAGCCGCTGCAGACGGACATGTCGTGTTTTCAAAGAAGGTTTCTCGTGCGGGTTTTTTGAAGGCTTTGGGTAAGCTGCCAACTTGTCTTGTCGCAATGGAGGCTTGTGCGAGTTCCCATTATTGGGGAAGAGAGGTGGGAAAGCTGGGGCACGAGGTTCGCTTGATTGCGCCGATTTACGTCAAACCCTTTGTTAAGCGCCAGAAAAACGACGCCAACGATGCTTTTGCCATTGCCGAAGCCGCCGCCCGTCCCACCATGCGCTTTGTGGAGGTCAAAAGCGAACTTCAACAGGCCCGTTCGATGGTGTTCCGCACCCGTGAGATTCTGGTGCGCCAGCGAACCCAAATGATTAACGCGCTGCGGGCGCATTTGGCCGAACATGGACTGGTCGTCCCTCATGGCGCGGTCCATGTTGAGAAGCTGAGGCAGCGTCTTGAAGCGGATGGGGGACATCTTCCTGAGATTGTTCATGAAATGGCGAGGTTGTACTTTGAACAGATTGGCGAGCATACGCAAAAGATTAAGGTGCTTGAGAAAAAACTTCAGACATTGGCCAGAAACAGTGGTACGGCAAAAATTCTGCAAACCATTCCCGGGCTCGGCCCAATCACCGCGATAGCGATAGAGGCTTTTGCCCCCGCAATGGCCACGTTCAAGCGCGGGCGGGATTTCGCCGCTTGGCTGGGCCTGGTTCCCAAGCAGCACTCAACGGGGGGCAAAACGCGGCTTGGGAAGACGTCTAAAGCCGGCCAGCGTGATATTCGCAGGCTGCTGATTATTGGCGCGACAACAGTTATTTGGTGGGCCCGCAAAAAAGGCGCGCCCCGGCATCCGTGGCTTGAGGCCTTGCTGGCAAGAAAAGCTCCTCTGGTGGCCGCTGTGGCGCTGGCAAATAAAATGGCGCGAACAGTATGGGCAATGATAACAAAGGGAGAAACCTATCGAGATCCGGCAAGCATGGCTGTGTGA
- a CDS encoding P-loop NTPase fold protein, with protein sequence MDKLVSEKPDTFSDIWEGDLLECRQEEAEFLTNFLLSQAERVNSEKRGYVLNINAGWGFGKTFFMERFHRHLESSGHLVVSINAWEDDHSDDPMIAVMMEWMPLPAHFCNTEQSVAFGKRGTQP encoded by the coding sequence ATGGATAAGCTCGTTTCGGAAAAGCCAGACACTTTTAGTGATATTTGGGAAGGTGATCTTCTTGAATGCAGGCAGGAAGAAGCGGAGTTTTTGACCAATTTTCTGCTTAGCCAAGCGGAGCGGGTGAACTCTGAAAAGCGTGGGTATGTGCTTAATATCAACGCGGGTTGGGGATTTGGGAAAACCTTTTTTATGGAGCGCTTTCATAGGCACTTGGAAAGCTCAGGCCATCTTGTTGTCTCCATTAATGCTTGGGAGGATGACCACTCGGATGATCCCATGATCGCGGTTATGATGGAATGGATGCCTCTCCCGGCGCATTTCTGCAATACTGAGCAGAGTGTAGCTTTTGGAAAAAGAGGGACGCAACCATGA
- a CDS encoding response regulator, translating to MGQDHILIVDDDPQITSYLERYLVKQNYIVSCAASASEMDRILQKNKVDLCILDIGLPDKDGFEVTRDIRAKSNLPIVVLSGRDDPFDRVVGLEFGADDYMAKPFEARELLARIKSVLRRCKVEPLVEKETTETVPLLQFGNWLLNTRDRTLREQDTSHDMPITTTEFDLLYTMVKHPHTVLNRNQLLDNARGREAYPGDRTIDVHVMRLRKKIEPDPSNPIYIKTIHGIGYCFTANVTRTLQTPTGEQAAINAA from the coding sequence ATGGGGCAGGATCATATTCTAATTGTGGATGATGACCCGCAAATCACCTCATATCTGGAGCGCTATCTGGTCAAGCAGAACTATATAGTTTCCTGCGCTGCCAGTGCTTCGGAAATGGATCGTATCCTGCAAAAGAACAAGGTGGACCTGTGCATTCTCGACATCGGCCTGCCGGATAAAGACGGGTTTGAAGTCACAAGGGATATTCGCGCAAAATCCAATCTGCCTATTGTAGTGCTCAGCGGACGGGACGACCCGTTTGACCGCGTTGTGGGGCTGGAATTTGGCGCAGATGATTACATGGCCAAGCCCTTTGAAGCGCGAGAACTGCTTGCCCGCATCAAATCGGTGCTGCGCCGGTGCAAGGTGGAGCCTCTGGTGGAGAAAGAAACCACCGAAACCGTTCCCTTACTTCAATTTGGCAATTGGCTTCTGAATACGCGGGACAGGACCTTGCGCGAGCAAGATACCTCCCATGACATGCCCATCACCACAACCGAGTTCGACCTGCTTTACACTATGGTCAAACATCCGCACACAGTTCTCAACCGCAACCAGTTACTGGACAATGCCCGCGGACGCGAGGCTTACCCCGGCGATCGGACCATTGATGTGCATGTGATGCGCCTGCGCAAAAAAATCGAGCCGGACCCGTCCAACCCTATCTACATCAAAACCATCCACGGCATCGGCTATTGCTTCACCGCCAATGTAACGAGAACCTTACAAACCCCGACGGGCGAACAGGCTGCGATCAACGCAGCTTGA
- a CDS encoding hybrid sensor histidine kinase/response regulator, whose amino-acid sequence MNWSLKARGIGISSALLLVAIVVAALYLGHETTKKFSEMKESWLAYTVETEHKGVLISELYGHFGYGGMIHNFKNYVLRQDGVYRKGFESSYKGVMRTLNYYGADQTNALEKEAIAQIKLVAQAYALKIPVIEHSIREGLSAEETDRLVRVDDSAAFSALTALEHNWRERRNSNLQGIVSAISEGESLVRTVSFILVVLVVAAFVLMVLMHTLVSSALAATERLKRELGERKRAQDAEKRLARAVEQSPTTIFITDVKGCIAYVNRKFVELTGYSKEEACGNTPRLLKSGHTPDDTYAEIWRSLRDGKDWSGVFQNKKKNGDLYWVATSILPLLDEEGQVINYIGIGEDVTEKKLAREQIARAQKMEAVALLAGGVAHDFNNVLMTIMGNIQLARMGLEDGDPQEEIDESLGHVEIASKRAQGLIRQLLTFARKQPTRTRSLNLNDEVEGILALLRASIPSNVRLTMTSDCKDGLIDADPTVLHQIVLNLARNAAEAFSGEAGKITIHLARVSSNEHKGKSDLRLQVCDDGPGMSEHVASKVFDPFFSTKPVGKGTGLGLAVVRNSVEDLNGTVTLNTAPGAGTVFELEFPELQNASVERPAEKAIATGRESILLVDDEEDVLSVIRRILQRLGYQVEAYSDPLLAKAAFKAAPDKYAGLFVDFMMPEMSGPELIEALRKVRPSLPVVLCSAYRAEAEARGDLENVFHLDKPVEVAELSRVLRLSLDARKTAA is encoded by the coding sequence ATGAACTGGAGCTTGAAGGCTCGCGGGATTGGCATTTCCAGTGCACTTCTTCTTGTGGCCATTGTTGTTGCCGCGCTGTATTTGGGGCATGAAACCACCAAGAAATTCAGCGAGATGAAGGAAAGCTGGCTTGCCTACACGGTGGAGACTGAGCACAAGGGCGTTTTGATCAGCGAGCTTTATGGCCACTTTGGCTATGGCGGCATGATCCATAACTTCAAAAACTACGTGCTGCGGCAGGACGGTGTGTACCGGAAGGGTTTTGAGAGCAGTTACAAAGGTGTCATGCGCACGCTGAATTACTACGGCGCTGACCAGACGAATGCGCTTGAAAAGGAAGCTATTGCCCAGATCAAATTGGTAGCGCAGGCCTATGCGCTGAAAATTCCCGTGATTGAACATAGTATTCGCGAAGGTTTGAGTGCTGAGGAAACTGATCGGCTGGTGCGTGTGGATGACAGTGCGGCCTTTTCTGCTTTAACCGCTCTTGAACATAACTGGCGGGAGAGGCGCAACAGCAATCTACAGGGCATTGTTTCCGCCATTAGTGAAGGGGAGTCTCTGGTTCGCACTGTTTCCTTTATCTTAGTGGTGTTGGTGGTCGCCGCATTTGTGCTGATGGTGCTGATGCATACGCTTGTTTCCAGCGCGCTTGCTGCAACAGAACGGCTCAAGCGTGAGTTGGGAGAACGCAAAAGGGCCCAGGATGCGGAAAAGCGGCTAGCGCGGGCCGTTGAACAAAGCCCGACAACAATTTTCATCACCGATGTAAAAGGCTGCATTGCATATGTGAACCGCAAGTTCGTTGAGCTGACCGGTTATAGTAAGGAAGAGGCCTGTGGGAATACTCCGCGGCTGTTGAAATCCGGCCATACTCCAGACGACACTTATGCCGAAATTTGGCGGAGCCTGCGTGATGGCAAGGACTGGAGTGGCGTTTTCCAAAACAAGAAGAAAAACGGTGATCTTTACTGGGTCGCAACCTCCATTCTTCCGCTTCTGGATGAAGAAGGGCAGGTGATCAACTACATCGGTATTGGTGAGGATGTCACCGAAAAAAAACTGGCCCGTGAACAAATTGCCCGCGCTCAGAAAATGGAAGCGGTTGCTTTATTAGCTGGCGGTGTGGCCCATGATTTCAACAATGTTTTGATGACGATTATGGGAAATATCCAGCTGGCCCGCATGGGATTGGAAGACGGAGACCCTCAAGAGGAAATTGACGAGTCCCTTGGTCATGTGGAGATTGCCTCCAAACGGGCACAGGGGCTTATTCGTCAGTTGCTCACCTTTGCCAGAAAACAACCAACGCGCACGCGCAGCCTGAACCTGAATGATGAAGTGGAAGGCATTTTGGCCTTGTTGCGTGCCTCCATTCCGTCCAATGTTCGCCTCACTATGACCAGCGACTGTAAGGACGGGCTTATTGATGCAGACCCGACTGTGCTGCACCAGATTGTTTTGAATCTGGCTCGCAACGCGGCAGAGGCGTTCAGTGGTGAAGCGGGCAAAATTACCATTCATCTGGCGCGTGTGTCTTCCAATGAGCACAAAGGTAAGTCCGACCTGCGTTTGCAGGTGTGTGACGATGGGCCGGGCATGTCCGAGCATGTTGCGTCCAAGGTTTTTGATCCGTTTTTCTCCACCAAACCGGTGGGCAAAGGAACGGGGCTGGGCCTTGCTGTGGTGCGCAACTCGGTGGAAGACCTGAATGGCACAGTGACGCTGAACACAGCACCGGGAGCTGGAACCGTATTTGAGCTAGAGTTTCCCGAGCTGCAAAATGCCAGTGTGGAACGCCCGGCGGAGAAAGCCATTGCCACCGGACGCGAAAGCATTTTGCTGGTGGATGATGAAGAGGATGTGCTCTCGGTGATCCGGCGGATTTTGCAACGCCTCGGCTATCAGGTGGAGGCCTATAGTGATCCATTGCTGGCAAAGGCCGCTTTCAAAGCCGCACCCGACAAATACGCGGGATTATTTGTAGATTTTATGATGCCGGAAATGAGCGGACCGGAGTTGATTGAAGCCCTGCGCAAAGTTCGCCCCTCTCTACCCGTTGTGCTGTGCAGTGCATATCGGGCAGAGGCAGAAGCGCGCGGGGATCTGGAAAACGTATTCCACCTTGATAAGCCGGTGGAAGTAGCAGAACTATCCCGCGTTCTACGGCTCTCACTGGATGCGCGCAAAACGGCGGCATAA
- a CDS encoding DUF805 domain-containing protein yields the protein MGKPIFEDMFSFSGRRNRMSYFLYSLAILIVPLFVVFVGGMLLGGLGVMFESLVDTGGIFFVVVFLPLFVILFAIAVSSIAVQTQRVRDFGWSGWTVLITLIPYVGWLFSLAILLVPGTEGENRYGPSPKEL from the coding sequence ATGGGCAAACCAATTTTTGAAGATATGTTTTCGTTTTCTGGCCGCAGAAACAGGATGAGTTATTTCCTGTACTCTCTTGCTATTCTGATTGTGCCCCTTTTTGTCGTGTTTGTAGGGGGAATGTTGTTGGGCGGCTTGGGGGTGATGTTTGAAAGTCTGGTTGATACTGGAGGCATCTTTTTTGTTGTAGTATTTCTTCCCCTATTTGTGATTTTATTTGCTATAGCTGTGTCTAGCATTGCCGTTCAAACTCAAAGGGTTCGTGATTTTGGCTGGAGCGGCTGGACTGTTTTAATAACGCTTATTCCTTATGTCGGATGGCTTTTTAGCCTTGCAATTCTGCTCGTTCCTGGAACTGAGGGAGAAAACAGATACGGTCCGAGCCCGAAAGAGCTGTAG
- a CDS encoding NAD(P)H-dependent oxidoreductase, with protein MKKIFVLSAHMGEGRFGQALAQAYVDAARKHGADVRVMHVKDMVFEPNLVTGDFSSKAPLEEDILQFQENLKWCDHWTSVYPLWWGGMPGKMKSLLDRSLLPGFAFSFDGNTEVPTQHLKGRSARILLTADTAQEFFEGPYDSAHHKVMKNQILDYIGFEQNDFNLFSPVVSSSDDQRAQWLEKASTLGVLDTKQIAHAD; from the coding sequence ATGAAAAAAATATTCGTTCTATCCGCTCACATGGGTGAAGGCCGGTTTGGTCAGGCACTGGCACAGGCTTATGTTGACGCCGCCAGAAAACACGGCGCTGACGTGCGGGTGATGCATGTGAAAGATATGGTGTTTGAGCCAAATCTTGTAACAGGCGATTTCTCTTCGAAGGCACCGCTGGAAGAGGATATCTTGCAGTTTCAGGAGAATTTGAAGTGGTGCGATCACTGGACCAGCGTCTACCCACTATGGTGGGGCGGAATGCCGGGGAAGATGAAGTCACTTCTCGATAGATCCCTGCTTCCCGGCTTTGCTTTCAGTTTCGATGGAAACACGGAAGTCCCTACCCAGCATCTGAAAGGGCGCTCCGCCCGTATCCTGCTCACCGCAGATACCGCACAAGAATTCTTTGAAGGCCCTTATGACTCTGCCCATCATAAGGTCATGAAAAATCAGATTTTGGACTACATCGGTTTTGAGCAAAACGATTTCAATCTGTTCTCCCCAGTGGTCAGCTCCAGCGATGACCAAAGAGCCCAGTGGCTTGAAAAAGCGAGCACCCTTGGCGTACTTGATACGAAACAAATTGCTCACGCAGATTGA
- a CDS encoding cytochrome b: MDKNSPRLSGITRSLHWIVGLTMMALFAVGYYIDFSGDKSLISLHKAVGSVILMFAIARILWRVAEGWPSSLPTHNSLEKLLSRVVKWVLISGSLLMPLSGVLGSIAGGRGWSLLGLTIVPSNGTGRDAVALSSEAAQFLGGMHSVVAYIVVAALALHIVGAFKHHIIDKDDTLKRMGV; the protein is encoded by the coding sequence ATGGACAAAAATTCACCACGCCTTTCAGGCATCACCAGAAGCCTTCACTGGATTGTAGGGCTCACCATGATGGCCCTTTTCGCCGTAGGATATTACATTGACTTTAGCGGAGACAAGTCCTTGATCTCTTTGCACAAGGCAGTGGGTTCCGTTATCCTTATGTTTGCTATTGCACGTATTTTGTGGCGAGTGGCCGAGGGTTGGCCCAGTTCACTTCCCACCCACAACAGCTTGGAAAAGCTTCTTTCCCGCGTTGTGAAATGGGTTTTGATCTCCGGTAGCCTGCTGATGCCGCTTTCCGGCGTTTTGGGAAGTATCGCTGGCGGGCGTGGCTGGTCGTTGCTGGGTCTCACCATTGTACCAAGCAACGGAACTGGCCGCGATGCAGTGGCTCTGAGCTCCGAAGCTGCTCAATTCTTAGGTGGTATGCATTCCGTTGTTGCCTACATTGTTGTGGCAGCCCTTGCTTTGCACATCGTCGGCGCATTCAAGCACCATATCATCGACAAGGATGACACCTTAAAACGTATGGGCGTCTAA
- a CDS encoding putative quinol monooxygenase, translating to MDHSFVLFVTLPVKPECFEEAKAAILGVLEQTRAEVGCLRFMVHEEDGKLFCYEHWKDKAAHERHRCQPYMAPVLDGFQKWLERRLDVTVMRFVA from the coding sequence ATGGATCATAGTTTCGTTCTCTTTGTAACTCTTCCGGTTAAACCGGAATGCTTCGAGGAGGCCAAAGCGGCAATATTGGGTGTTTTGGAGCAAACGCGGGCGGAGGTGGGATGCCTGCGTTTTATGGTCCATGAGGAAGATGGAAAGCTATTTTGCTACGAACATTGGAAGGACAAAGCTGCCCATGAGCGGCACCGGTGCCAACCCTATATGGCTCCGGTTCTAGATGGATTCCAGAAGTGGTTGGAAAGACGTTTGGATGTAACTGTCATGAGGTTTGTGGCTTGA
- a CDS encoding TetR/AcrR family transcriptional regulator: MLQATQKRAQKTRERILEAATSMFEADDFDNVSTESIAESANVSKGTIFAHFSDKLGLLAEIGLRDLNERLDELEARALAVEPDSDVQEEIITVISKFLNYFEKQPHFLRLFIDEAGWKRSDRADLFDTVVVRQQKLLTAWVELGQRRDVIRSADPCILGSALRAFLLHVAIGRVCGESTCEADQMAQLRELVEVLL, from the coding sequence ATGTTACAGGCCACACAAAAACGCGCCCAGAAAACCAGAGAGCGAATTCTGGAGGCGGCCACCTCCATGTTTGAAGCAGACGACTTTGACAATGTGAGTACGGAATCTATTGCGGAGAGTGCAAACGTCTCCAAGGGGACAATCTTCGCGCACTTTTCTGACAAGCTTGGTCTGCTGGCGGAAATTGGCCTTAGAGATCTCAATGAACGCTTGGACGAGCTGGAGGCCAGAGCTTTAGCGGTGGAACCTGACAGTGATGTGCAAGAAGAGATCATCACCGTTATTTCGAAGTTCTTGAATTACTTTGAAAAGCAGCCGCACTTCCTGCGCTTGTTCATTGATGAAGCGGGATGGAAAAGAAGTGATCGGGCAGACCTGTTTGATACAGTTGTTGTGCGCCAGCAAAAGCTTTTGACCGCGTGGGTTGAGCTGGGGCAGCGCAGAGACGTCATCAGATCGGCTGATCCATGTATTTTGGGCAGTGCCCTGCGGGCTTTCCTATTGCACGTTGCTATTGGCCGAGTGTGCGGTGAGAGCACGTGTGAGGCGGACCAGATGGCTCAACTGCGCGAACTGGTGGAAGTGCTGCTTTAG